One region of Cobetia sp. cqz5-12 genomic DNA includes:
- the mnmE gene encoding tRNA uridine-5-carboxymethylaminomethyl(34) synthesis GTPase MnmE, with amino-acid sequence MSTAYQPDSIAALATPPGRGGVGIIRVSGPACQAIAEAMLGQCPPARRAHYGPFMGLDTQGHPIALDEGIALYFQGPNSFTGEDVLELQGHGGPVIMDLLLERCVQLGARLARPGEFSERAFLNDKLDLAQAEAIADLIDASSRAAAENALRSLKGEFSTRVSALVQRLIELRIYVEAAIDFPEEEIDFLADGHVAARLDEVKAELVGVRAAANQGALMREGMTVVIAGRPNAGKSSLLNALTEQDTAIVTDIEGTTRDVLREHIHLDGMPLHIIDTAGLRDTPDAVERIGVQRAWDEIEKADRVLLLVDAATTSATDPMEIWPEFVARLPDPSRLTLVRNKIDTSGETPGLTAITATQDGDAEQARHQASVVRISARDNQGLDALRDHLKDIMGFTGTAEGRFSARRRHLDALERAGESLDNGDAQLHGAGAGELLAEDLRAAQMALSEITGEFSADDLLGEIFGSFCIGK; translated from the coding sequence ATGTCTACCGCCTACCAGCCTGACTCCATCGCGGCCCTGGCCACTCCGCCCGGCCGTGGTGGCGTCGGCATCATCCGGGTCTCCGGTCCGGCCTGTCAGGCCATCGCCGAGGCCATGCTGGGCCAATGCCCGCCGGCACGCCGCGCCCACTATGGCCCCTTCATGGGACTGGATACCCAGGGCCACCCCATCGCCCTCGATGAAGGCATCGCGCTCTACTTCCAGGGCCCGAATTCCTTCACCGGTGAGGACGTGCTGGAGCTGCAAGGGCATGGCGGCCCGGTGATCATGGACCTGCTGCTGGAGCGCTGCGTGCAGCTGGGCGCGCGTCTGGCACGCCCCGGTGAATTCAGCGAGCGCGCCTTCCTGAACGACAAGCTGGATCTCGCCCAGGCCGAGGCCATCGCCGACCTGATCGACGCCAGTTCACGTGCGGCGGCCGAGAATGCGCTGCGCTCGCTCAAGGGCGAGTTCTCGACGCGCGTCAGCGCGCTGGTGCAGCGCCTGATCGAGCTGCGCATCTACGTCGAGGCCGCCATCGACTTCCCCGAAGAGGAAATCGACTTCCTGGCCGACGGCCATGTCGCGGCGCGCCTCGATGAGGTCAAGGCCGAGCTGGTGGGCGTGCGAGCCGCTGCCAACCAGGGCGCCCTGATGCGCGAGGGCATGACGGTGGTGATCGCCGGCCGCCCGAATGCCGGCAAGTCGAGCCTGCTCAATGCGCTGACCGAGCAGGACACCGCCATCGTCACCGATATCGAAGGCACCACCCGCGACGTGCTGCGTGAGCACATCCATCTCGACGGCATGCCACTGCATATCATCGATACCGCCGGGCTGCGCGACACGCCGGACGCCGTCGAGCGCATCGGCGTGCAGCGCGCCTGGGACGAGATCGAGAAGGCGGACCGCGTCCTGCTGCTGGTCGATGCCGCCACCACCTCGGCGACGGATCCGATGGAGATCTGGCCGGAATTCGTCGCGCGCCTGCCGGACCCGTCACGCCTGACGCTGGTCCGCAACAAGATCGACACCAGCGGCGAGACACCCGGGCTGACCGCCATCACCGCAACACAGGATGGCGATGCCGAGCAGGCACGCCACCAGGCCAGCGTGGTGCGCATCTCGGCGCGCGACAATCAGGGCCTCGATGCGCTGCGCGATCACCTCAAGGACATCATGGGCTTCACCGGCACGGCAGAGGGTCGCTTCAGCGCCCGCCGCCGCCACCTGGATGCGCTGGAACGCGCTGGCGAGTCCCTCGACAACGGCGACGCCCAGCTGCATGGCGCCGGTGCCGGGGAGCTGCTGGCCGAAGACCTGCGCGCCGCCCAGATGGC
- the yidC gene encoding membrane protein insertase YidC: MDVKRLLLVIPLAVVAYLMVVQWNKDYDQPAAETQAPQVASQAANATAQGLEAPSSSTTANGDTGLSTPDSAASTPSNNLIEVKTDVLDLRIDPQGGDVVYAALLAHKQNNASESPFVLLSDNQSRSYVAKSGLQLDGHKGRIAFSADSNSYTLAEGDDNLQVDLKADINGVAVIKRFTVSQDSYQIKVDYLLDNQTQQPINARFIGQLARDNSADPSTGGGMGMKSYLGAAFSSEENHYQKVDFEDIQDGSFKNVDVQGGWVSMIQHYFVSAWVPADNQKNLYYANVDKQNRNVAAFASPTTQIAAGQQAELGATLFVGPKDQDQLEATAPYLELVVDFGWLWFLANPLFWLLEHIHALVGNWGASIILLTVLVKVVLFPLSATAYRSMAKMRKMGPEMQRIKEKYGSDRQKVSQEMMKFYQTEKINPLGGCLPIVIQMPVFIALYWMLMESVELRHAPFMLWIQDLSVKDPLFILPIIMGLTMFIQQQLNPTPPDPTQAKIMKMLPIVFTFFFLWFPAGLVLYWIVNNTLSIAQQYVITRQIENAEPTKKGA; the protein is encoded by the coding sequence ATGGACGTCAAACGATTACTCCTCGTGATTCCGCTTGCGGTTGTCGCCTATCTGATGGTGGTCCAGTGGAACAAGGACTACGACCAGCCGGCTGCGGAAACACAGGCTCCCCAGGTTGCCTCTCAGGCCGCCAATGCCACTGCGCAAGGCCTTGAAGCCCCAAGCAGCAGCACGACTGCCAATGGCGATACCGGCCTCTCCACGCCGGATAGCGCAGCAAGCACCCCGAGCAACAACCTGATTGAAGTCAAGACTGACGTGCTGGACCTGCGTATCGATCCGCAGGGCGGTGACGTGGTCTATGCAGCGCTGCTCGCGCACAAGCAGAACAATGCTTCCGAGTCGCCCTTCGTGCTGCTGTCCGACAATCAGTCGCGCAGCTACGTGGCCAAGTCCGGCCTGCAACTGGATGGCCACAAGGGCCGTATCGCCTTCTCTGCCGACAGCAACAGCTACACCCTTGCCGAGGGTGACGACAACCTGCAGGTGGACCTGAAGGCCGACATCAATGGTGTTGCGGTCATCAAGCGCTTCACCGTCAGCCAGGACAGCTACCAGATCAAGGTCGACTACCTGCTGGACAACCAGACCCAGCAGCCGATCAATGCTCGCTTCATCGGTCAGCTGGCCCGCGACAACAGCGCGGACCCGTCCACCGGTGGCGGCATGGGCATGAAGTCCTACCTGGGGGCGGCGTTCTCTTCTGAAGAGAATCACTACCAGAAGGTCGATTTCGAAGACATCCAGGACGGCAGCTTCAAGAATGTCGACGTCCAGGGTGGCTGGGTCTCCATGATCCAGCACTACTTCGTCTCTGCCTGGGTGCCGGCTGACAACCAGAAGAACCTCTACTACGCCAACGTCGACAAGCAGAACCGCAATGTCGCCGCCTTCGCGAGCCCGACGACCCAGATCGCCGCGGGTCAGCAGGCTGAGCTCGGCGCGACCCTGTTCGTCGGCCCGAAGGATCAGGACCAGCTGGAAGCGACCGCTCCCTACCTGGAACTGGTCGTCGACTTCGGCTGGCTGTGGTTCCTGGCCAACCCGCTGTTCTGGCTGCTGGAGCACATCCACGCGCTGGTCGGCAACTGGGGTGCCTCCATCATCCTGCTGACCGTTCTGGTCAAGGTCGTGCTGTTCCCGCTGTCCGCGACCGCGTACCGCTCGATGGCCAAGATGCGCAAGATGGGCCCCGAGATGCAGCGCATCAAGGAGAAGTACGGCAGCGACCGCCAGAAGGTCTCCCAGGAGATGATGAAGTTCTACCAGACGGAGAAGATCAATCCGCTGGGGGGCTGTCTGCCGATCGTGATCCAGATGCCGGTCTTCATCGCCCTGTACTGGATGCTGATGGAATCCGTCGAGCTGCGCCACGCGCCATTCATGCTGTGGATCCAGGATCTGTCAGTGAAGGACCCGCTGTTCATCCTGCCGATCATCATGGGCCTGACGATGTTCATCCAGCAGCAGCTGAACCCGACGCCTCCGGACCCCACCCAGGCGAAGATCATGAAGATGCTGCCGATCGTCTTCACCTTCTTCTTCCTGTGGTTCCCGGCAGGTCTGGTGCTGTACTGGATCGTCAACAACACGCTGTCGATCGCTCAGCAGTACGTCATCACCCGTCAGATCGAGAATGCCGAGCCAACCAAGAAAGGCGCATGA
- the rnpA gene encoding ribonuclease P protein component encodes MSRQGFPRQLRLLTAGDYRHVFDHTTLKVHGKGLLALACPNDLGHARLGLVFSKKNVRRAVDRNRLKRLTRESIRLRQQRLPAVDIVVLAKRGVTELDNETLHRQLDGMWARLEKDARRQKAAKSTPPA; translated from the coding sequence ATGTCCCGTCAGGGATTTCCCCGGCAGCTTCGCTTGCTGACTGCCGGGGATTACCGGCACGTCTTCGATCACACCACCCTCAAGGTACACGGCAAGGGGCTTCTGGCCCTGGCGTGTCCGAACGACCTGGGACATGCCCGCCTGGGGTTGGTGTTCAGCAAGAAGAACGTGCGCCGTGCCGTAGATCGCAACCGCCTCAAACGTCTGACGCGCGAATCCATTCGCCTCCGCCAGCAGCGCCTTCCGGCCGTCGACATCGTCGTACTGGCCAAGCGAGGCGTGACCGAGCTGGACAACGAGACTCTGCATCGCCAGCTGGACGGCATGTGGGCTCGTCTGGAGAAGGACGCCAGACGCCAGAAAGCGGCCAAGTCAACGCCACCTGCCTGA
- the rpmH gene encoding 50S ribosomal protein L34, translated as MKRTFQPSVLKRKRTHGFRARMATKGGREVIQRRRAKGRKRLSA; from the coding sequence ATGAAACGCACATTTCAGCCGAGCGTCCTGAAGCGCAAGCGCACACACGGTTTCCGTGCTCGTATGGCGACCAAAGGTGGCCGTGAGGTCATCCAGCGTCGTCGTGCGAAAGGCCGTAAGCGTCTGAGCGCCTGA